The region CCGGCGGTGGTGACGAAGCCGCTCTTGGGATAGATATTGCCGCGCAGGGTATCGCTGGGTCCGGCCTGCGGGACATCGCCATAGGGCGTCTTCCACTTGATCTTGCCGGTATTGAGATCGTAGGCCGTGATCGTGCTCCAGGGGGGCGTGATGACGTAGGGCTCGTTGCCGTATCCGGTCTTATAGCGGGAAGGTGGCCCCTCAACGTCTTCGGGATAAGAGGGTTCTGTCCTGAACGCCCTCATCATGGCCTGTGCCGAGGGTGAAGCCGCTGTTCCGAGAGGCGCCAGGTCAGGCTGCTTGAGGAAGGCCATCAGCTCGTTCAAGGACTCTGCTGGCAGAGCGGAGAAGGAGGGCATGGTAGCTCTGCCGTGGAGAATGGTGTTACGCGTGGTGTCGGCCCCGAGGCGGCTGACGACGGTGTCGAGAGCAGGCCCGCGGTCTCCCTTCAACTCCGGACCGTGGCAGAACTGGCAGTTCTGTTCGTAGACGGCACGGCCCATCTGTTCCTGTGTGGGGAAGGGGGATTTATGCCTTGGCGCGTTGTGCGGGCGCGATGGAATCAGGCCGCCCGCGTTGGCGGTAGTGGATTCGCCCTCAGGAACCAGCTTGACGATCGAAGGCAGGTCCTTGGAGAGGACGTAGACGGTGCCGCTGGCGGCATCAGCGCCCGTACTGAAGAAGAGCGCTCCGCCGTTGACGCTGGGGAGATTGATGGTGTCCTGCCCGACGGCGGGAGGGGTATAGAGTCCGGTCCTCGCTTTGGACAGGCGATCTTTCCACCAGGGAATCTCTTCAGGCCTCATAAAGCCGGTGTACATGTCCTTGACGGTCATGCCCTGGCGGGCGAACGGAGGCACCACGGTGGGGAAAGGCTGTGTCGGCGAATAGGTTTCCCCGGGCACGTTTCCAGCCGGAACCGGTCGTTCTTCGATAGGCCACAGAGGCTTGCCGGTGACGCGATCAAAGACGTAAAGGAAGCCGTTTTTAGAAGCCAGCGCTACCGCATCGACGGTTTTGCCATCGTGCTTAACCGTTACGAGCTGTGGGGCGGAGTCAGGGTCGTAGTCCCATATATCGTGATGGATGGTCTGGAAGTGCCAGAGTTGCTTTCCTGTCCGGGCATCAAGTGCAAGGATGCAGTCGGCGTAGAGATTATTGCCGGGACGATCTCCGCCGTAGAGTTCGTACTTGGCCGAGGCGACCGGGAAATAGGCGATTCCCCGCTTGGTATCGACTGTTATCTCGCCCCATACATCGACGCCGCCCATGTACTTGTAGGCGTCCTTGGGCCAGGTGTCGTAGCCGGGTTCGCCGGGGCGGGGGATAGTATGGAAGACCCATAGGAGCTTTCCGGTCACCACGTCGAAGGCACGGATGTCGCCGGGGGGCGCCAGATATCCCTCTCCAGTTGCGCTGCCGAGGATCAGGATGTTTTCAAAGATGCGGCCAGCCGAGCGCGAGGCCAGAGGACGCGTTGCGCGATCGATGCCGATCTTCAGGTCCAGGCGGCCATGGTCGGCAAAAGAGTCGACGAGTTTGCCTGTGCGGGCGTCGAGCGCATAGAGAGAGCCGTTTGCGGTGACGAGGATGCGGCGGTCTTTGCGATCCTTGCTCTCCCAATAATTGGCGCCGCGCATGCCGGCGATTCCGGCAAAGCGTGAGGGGGTGTCGCCAGGAGCCGTGAAGGGGTGCGCCCACAGCTGTTTGCCGGTTGTGGCATCCAGCGCGACCAGAGAGCCTTTCTGTGCTGCCACGTATGCGATATTGTCGATAACGAGGGGACTGAAGGTGTACGAAATATCGTCTCCGGTGGGGAAGCTCCAGGCGACGTCGAGCTTATGGACGTTGCCTGTATTGATCTGCTTGAGCGGGGAATGATGTGAGCTTGCAGGTCCGCCGAGGTAATCCTGCCAGTTCGTTGTCTGCGCCGATGCAGAACCGGCACAGACAAAGGAGACAAGCACGGCAGCGGAGAGGTGCCCCAGACCGGGCATCGAAGGTCGTGGCATAGTGGTCCTGTTTATAACTGGTCTAAAAAGAGAGACAGGTTGCTGACGAGTGACGCCAGAGTATCCGGGGCCTTGCCTTCGCGACGTTTCTGGGCCTTTCACTTCTTTCCCCTTCCATGAATGAGCTGCGACTGGTCGCACTGAATAGTAGGGGAAGGCTGGTAGATTACGCAAGATGTTTTGCGCATTACGCAATTTATGAAAGATTTTTCGCAGTCCCAGGCCCGCCGGCAGGAGAGATCGAATGTCGCGGGTCTGGGTCGGGACCTCGGAGAAAGTTCACTTTGGGAACGTGTGATTACCGAAGGTTACGTCCGTGGTCCGGAAGGGTCATTTACCGGACGTACCAAATCTGCGAAGGTATGGTGGGAAGGACGGAATGCATTCTCTTCAGGGCTGTGATGGATGGATCGTCTAACGCTGTTCAGCATGCAGGGCGGCCTGCTCGCTTTTATGGGGATCGTCGTCTACCTGGCATGGCGAACCCAGCGCCGTCCCTACTCCGATAACGGACCTGCCTGGTTTTCAGTTGCGTATGTGGCCGGCGGCATCGGCCTGCTGCTGCAGGCGTATCGCGGAATCATCCCTTCCTTCTTTGCGGTCATCCTGGGGAATTTCCTCTTCCTGATGATTTACGTCTTCATGGAGCGGGCAATTGCTATTACGACGCGGCGACGCAGCTATATGTACTGGCTGCTGGGGCTGGATATTGCAATGACCCTGAGCTACCTGTACTTCACCTACGTAAAACCGGACGTGATCGCAAGGACGATTGAGGCCGTCATCGTCATGCCGGTAATGCAGATCCCGATCTGGGTTCATCTGGAGCGATGTCAGGAGAAGACGATCCGGCCGGCGCTGCGAGCCATGTCGCTGGTATTGCTGCTGCATATGGTGATGAACTTTGTGCGGGTAATAGGCGTGCTGCTGCTGCATCGAGCCGATGCCTGGTTTACCTGGACCGGCGTGATCACGGTGGCTGGAATGGCGATCTCGTTCATGTGGGTCGACTCCCTGCGGATTCGTGACGAGTTGGAGCGGCGGGCGATGACCGATCACCTGACAGGTCTGCTGAACCGGAGAGGGCTGGAGGAGTTTGGCGCGCGCGAGTTGAGCCGGGCTCGTCGTCTTCACCTGCCTTGCTCGGCGATGGCGATGGATCTCAACTGCTTCAAGCAGATTAATGATACCTACGGTCACGGCGCGGGCGATGATGCTCTTCGTGCGGTCGCTGCAGCCATTCGCGCTTCCACCCGCATCACCGACGTTGCGACGCGAATGGGTGGCGACGAGTTCTTTGTCATTCTTCCAGGGTCAGACGAACGTGGCGCCGCAGAGATCTGCAGCAGGCTGCGAGCGGCGATTCAGGCGGTAAGAGTGGAGGCTGCAGATGGCCAGAGTTTCTCCATCGCGCTGAGCATCGGTGGTGTGACCCTCCGGGAAGAGAAGATCACGATTGAAGATCTATTCCGCGAGAGCGACGCAAGACTCTACCTGGAGAAAGAGGCCTCGGTCGGCTGCGATGGACAGACGGCCCGTCCACGTCCCAGGCTGCTGCTGCGCCGCACCGTGGAGTAAAGAGAGACTAGCGCCGACGGTAATCGCCAAAGATCTTGAGGATGGCGAGGAGGAGCGTGAGCGAGCCGGTGGGGAGACATCCCATGGCGAGCATCAGGGCCAGCCAGCCGGCGTTGGTGTGGGGGCCCTGGCGGCCGATTCCACCGAAGAAGGCGTGGATGGCGATCACGCTGACGACGCCGATCCCGAAGATCCACAGACCGGTGCGGAGGACTTTGCGTGTATCAGGCTGGAGGAAGCTGGATGGCATGAGATCAGATCGTACTTCTGTTAGTGGATCGCGGATTGCATCCAGTAGACGACGACACCGGTGATAGAGACATAGAGCCAGATGGGCCAGGTATAACGAGCGAGCCTGCGATGCGCAGGGAAGCGTCCGGTGAGGGACAGAAAGAAGGTAATAAGAATCATCGGCAGGGCGATGGTCGAAAGGATGATGTGCGAGGCCAGGAGCTTCCAGTAGAAGGGCCACCAGGGGCTCAGGCGGTTGAAGTGGGTCTCGCCGTGCAGGTTGAAGTTGACCAGATACGAGACCAGAAAGATGGATGAAAAGATGAAGGCCGTGAACATAGCCGCGCGATGCTGGGCGATCCTGCGGGCGCGGATGAAGCGATAACCGGCAAGCAGAGCCACCGTGGACAGCGCGTTGAGGATAGCGTTCACCAGCGGGAGCGAGCGAAGCTGGGTTCCGGCGACATCGGTTGGGGTATGGAAGTAGACCAGCCAGCAGATGAAGGCGCTGGCGGCAACGCTGATCGCGACAATGGCGACAATGATGGACGGCGGTGTACGAAGCGTCTCGGAAGGCCGGGGCGTGCGTATGTTCATCAGAAGAACAGGCGTCCTTTCGCATCGAGCATCATGGCTGCCATCAACAGTGGGAGATAGATCACCGATGCCTTAAGCAGATCGCAGGCGTAGGTGCGGGACTCCGGGGCCATTGGGTTGCGGGTGATACGGGCAAAGCGGATGGTGTACCAGAGGTATCCCGCCGAGAGAATGGCGGCGATCACGCCATAAATGTTTCCGGTGACACCGAGCCAGGTGGGCCAGATGCTTACAGGGACCATCAGGACTGCATAGAAGAGCGACTGGATGACGGTCGAACGCGCGGCGAAGACTTCGTCGGGCTGTGTGGGGGTGAGGCGGATTCCCGCAGAGGCGTAGTCGTCGCGGTACATCCAGCCGATGGCCATGAAGTGAGGAAACTGCCAGACGAAGAGGATGGCGAAGAGTGCAATGGCAGGCCATTCGATGACGCCCCGTGCAGCAGTCCAGCCGATGAGTGGTGGAAGCGCACCCGGGAAGGCCCCAATGAAGGTGTTCACGACGGTAATGCGCTTCAGCGGAGTGTAGATTCCGACGTAGCCGACGGCGGTGATGAGGGTGAGGGTCCCGGTCAGCAGGTTGGTGACGTGTGCCAGGTAGACGGAGCCAAGGAAGATGGCAGCGAATCCAACCAGAAGGCCATGGGCGAGCGAGATGCGTCCGGCAGCCATGGGGCGGTTGGAGGTTCGGCGCATCAGGGCGTCGGTGCGGCGCTCGAGTGCCTGATTAAGCGCGCTGGAACCGCAGGTAACGACGGCGATACCGGCCATAGCGCGTATGAGTCCCAGGTTAAAGGGGCTGATTCCGCTGGCGAGTGACGCTAGGTAGAAACCTGCCGCGGCCGTGATGACCACCATGACAGAGACGCGCAGCTTAAAAAGGGTGGCGTAGTCGGCAAAGAGACCAGGCTGGGCCGAGGTCTTTTCGGTAGCAAGACTTGCCGGAGTTGTAGCGGATTGTGCCACGTAATAAGGATACCGCTTTTAGACTGTGGCGGTTCGGGGAGCAGAGCGATTAGCGGACGTGGGGATGGCCGCAGGAGGGGCAGCAGCGTCTTCGTCTACGCCCTATGGGCTTTGTTTAGGGCGAAAGGGCGATGACGGAGGGTGTCTGTGCATTCCTGCAAACCCACCCTAGCTTCGCGAAGAGGGGGACCCGGTTTGTGTCTGACGAGAGAGGTTTTTCACGGATGCGGGCGCATGGCCGCCAGAAGCGCCTCGGCACTGGGCTGGGTATTGAGGACATCGACGGCGGTGAGCCAGGCGCGGCGAAGCTGGGTGATTCCGTAGCGGATCTGGTCCAGCTCGGCAGTGGAATGGGCGTCGGTGTTGACTACGATTTTGCAGCCGTGCTGTTTGGCCAGGCGCAGGTGAAGGTCGTTCAGGTCGGCGCGGGCGGGGCTGGCGTTGTGTTCGACGGCGACGCCAAGCTCGGCCGCACGCCTGATGACAGTTTCGACGTTGACGGCGTAAGGATCGCGCTTGAGTACCTTGCGACCGGTGGGGTGTCCCAGGATGCGGACGTACGGGTTCTCCATGGCGTGAAGGATACGGTTGGTGATCTCTTCCGCCGGCTGATCGAAGCGGCTGTGTACGCTGGCGACGACGATGTCCATTTGGGCGAGGGTGTCGTCGGAGAGGTCGAGATCGCCCTCGGCAAGAATATCGACCTCGACGCCGGCGAGGACGCGGATGCGTCCCTCCATCTCGGCGTCGATCTCGCGAATGCGCTTGATGTGAGCCAGAGCGCGACGGTCGTCCATGCCATTGGTCATCGCGAGATTCTTGGAGTGGTCGGTGATGGCAATGTACCTGAGTCCGCGGTCGAGTGCGGCCTCGGCCATCTCGCGAATCGTGTTGCCACCGTCGGTTTCCACGGTATGCATGTGGAGATCGCCGCGAATGTCGGTGAGGGTGATGAGGCTGGGCAGAGTGTGATTGGCGGCAGCCTCAAGCTCTCCGGAGTTTTCGCGAAGCTCGGGTGGGATGTAATCGAGGTCGAGGGCGCGGTAGATCAGTTCCTCGGTAGCGGCGGCGACGATGGCGTTGTCTTCGACCCGGACGAGAGCGTACTCGTTGAGAGTCATGCCGCGCTTGATGGCCCGCTGCCGCAGGGCCACATTGTGCATCTTGGAGCCGGTGAAGTATTGGAGTGCGGCCCCATAGCTGGCGCGTGGCAGCAGGCGGACGTCCACCTGGAAGTTGTTGCGGAGCGTGAAGCTGACCTTGTTCTGGCCGCGGGCCAGCAGCTTGTCGATGAGCGGAAGGGTGGCGACGTGCTCGACGGCCGCTGCAACAACGTCGGGCTCGCAGGCAGGCCCAGTGACGAGAAGGTCGAGATCGCCGACGGTTTCGCGTCCGCGACGGAGCGAGCCTGCGGGAGTAATCTCTTCGATGCCCGGAAACTCGCGGATGAGAGCGGAGATACGCTCCGCCTGTTCGCGGGCCTGGTCGATGCGGAAACGGCTGGAGTTTTTGCGGTAGTCCTCGATGCCCTTCAGGAGTTTGGTGGTGAACTTCTCGCCCATGCGGGGAAGTTTGTTCAGGTGACCCGCCTTGGCGGCCTCTTCCAGCCCGTCGATATCGCAGACCTCGAGGGCTGACCAGACCAGAGCTACGGTCTTAGGTCCCATGCCGGGCAGATGAAGCAGTTCCAGCATGGAGGGACGATACTTTTTGAGGAGTTCGTCGCGGAGAGGGGTCGAGCCGGTTCGCAGGATATCGACGATATTCGCGGCCATGCCTTTGCCGATGCCCGCGATGGTCAGGAGCTGTTTGGGATCGTCTGCGAGCAGGGCAAGCTGGGATGTCTGCTGTTCCACAGCCTCAGCGGCCCGCCGGTAGGAACGGATGCGAAAGGGATCGGCTGCATCGATTTCCAATAAAGCAGCCGTCTCCTCGAGCACTCGTGCAATCGATATATTGTCCATTTAAACTCTGACCCGAAGCTCTGCTTTCTATCGAAGCTCCTGAGTCAGTATGCCGCATTCCCGTTTGACGCGGAGAAGGCTGGCCGACAAATCGTCCTGGGAAAATCCATGCCCCGGAACGAGAGATCCGGCGAATCTCTGTGGTCTAGCGGGGAGGTAGATGTTTTAGCTTGCCAGTTCCTTAATGCGGAATACCTGATCTGCCTGGGGGCCTTTTGCGCCTTGGATGATATCGAACTCTACTTCATCGCCCTCTTTGAGACTCTTGTAGCCTTCCCGTTGGATCGAGGTGTAGTGAACGAAGACATCGGCTCCTCCGTCACGGCCAAGGAAGCCATACCCCTTTGCGTTGTTGAACCACTTCACGGTGCCTTTGTACTGTGCCAAGACCCTTGCTCCTTACGATCAATTCAACCCGAAGGGCCTGCCGGGGCAGACACTCCGGATAAAAAGTTGGGACGCAAAAGTGGTCAAGGAGGTTTTCTGCAAAAATTGCCGATGACCCTGTAAATGCTGATTGTTCGGGACTAAGAGATCGTCAGCAGCAGCTACTTCAGAAGATTTTGCTGGCGCAAACGATCGTAAAGCATCAACCCGATCAATGTCTTACCGTCATGGATCTTGTTTTGCGATGCCAGTGAAAGCGCCTGGGAGAGAGGTATACGAATGACTTCGATCTGCTCATCTTCCTCCGGCTGCGCGACTCCGCCGCGAATATCGCGCGCCAGGTAGATCTGCATCCATTCGCCGAGAAAGCCGGGGCTGGCAAAATACTTGGTGAGCAGGGTCCAACGTCTGGCGCGGTAGCCGGTCTCCTCGATCATCTCGCGTTTGGCTGCGGCCAAGGTGGCTTCGCCCGGCTCGACGCGGCCTGCGGGCAGCTCCAGCAGAAACTGCCCGGTGGCGTGACGATACTGGCGCTCGAGGATAATGTGGGGATCGGCAGGGTTCACCGACTCATCGACGGCGAGGATGACGACCGATCCGTTGTGACGAATGACCTCACGAATGTTCTTTGCGCCGCCGGGTTCGATCACCTCGTCACGGAAGACAGAGAATACCTTGCCCTTGTATACCTCTTTTGAGGAAAGTAGCTTACTTTTACCGGATCTGCGGGCAGAGGCAGGCTTGGAGGCGGCTGGTTTTGCTTTGCGCAGCACGCTGGAAGTTCGAGACAATCTGGATTTTTTCGCACTCGTTTTTTGGGGCGCCATGTCGCTACGGTATCATCCCTGCATCGGGAGCTTTCATAGGCGCATCCAAGGAGCTGCTGGAAAAAATGGGACCGGAAGGTCCCAGAGTTGCATCAGATAGAGAACTTCAAGCAAAGTATTTGCAATGAAAGTCCTTGGCGGATTCAAATCGAGTCTGCGGGCAGGAAGATGAGACTCGAGGATGAAGGACTGCCATGAGCGTTGAGTGTTATCCGATAACGGTGTTGCCCCATATATCGCAACTGTACCGCGATTATCTGGTGATGGGGGACAACGCGGAGAGCCCGGTTCGGTCGTGGTATGGCTCAGGCGATTCCGGCGGCCCCTTTGCGGGCGGATGGATGAAGAGCTCTTCCTCGGTTGAGAATCCCCACCGCCTGGCAGAGGAGCTTCTTCGACAGAACCGGAGCTTCGGCGCGAGCGCAGAGACGATCTCGAATATTGAAAAACTGAGGGAGGGGGCACGGGCAGTCGTTACCGGACAGCAGGTTGTCCTGTTCGGCGGCCCGCTGTTGACGCTGCTGAAGGCTTCGGCCGCGATCTCGCGGGCACGCGAGGCGACACGTATCACCGGGATCGAGCATGTTCCCGTTTTCTGGATGGCAACTGAGGATCACGACCTGGCAGAGGTGGACCAGGCGGCGCTGCTTACGAAGACGGAGGTTGAAGTCTTCAAGGCTGGATTGCGTGTTTCGCTGCCGGTACCAGTCGGAGATGTGCCACTGAACCAGGAGACGGCGCCCCTGCTGGAACAGGCGATCGAGCGGGCGACGGAGCTGCTGGAGTACGCTCCGGTCAGTGAGTGGATCCGCGAGGCGTATCTGGCAGAAGGAGCTACGCTGGCAAGCGCCTTCGGCAAATTGATGGCCAGAATCTTCGCTCAGCAGGGCCTGGTGATCGTTGACGCGGCGAGCCGCGAGTTTCATGCGATGGGGGCTTCGACGCTGCAGTATGCCATTGAGCATGCCGACGAACTGCGCCAGCGGCTGCTGTCGCGTACGCAGGAGCTGACGCAGAACGGATATCACGCCCAGGTTCTTGTCTCAGATACCTCGTCATTGCTCTTCCTGCTGGATGCCGAGACGGGCGAGCGGCTGGCGTTGCGGCCAGTGAATGATCTTTCCGAGTCCGAGACGCGCTGGCGCGCCGGCTCGCATGTGTTTTCCAAGGATGATCTGCTGAAGATTCTGGAGAGATCGCCGGAGCGATTGAGCCCCAACGCTCTTCTGAGGCCTGTCTTCCAGGACACGGTTCTGCCGACGGCGGCGTATATCGGCGGACCTGCAGAGATTGCGTACTTTGCCCAGAGCGAGGTCCTCTACAGGGCGATTCTGGGGCGAGTAACGTCGGTGTTGCCACGTCTGAGCGCAACTCTGATTGAGCCTGCAATCGATACCGTGATGCAGAAGGACGAGATTCAGCTTTCGGATGCGATGACCACAGCAGACGAGCTGGCGCTGCGCCTGGGCGCACGGGCGATGCCAATCCCCCTAAAGCGCAAGCTGGCGGCTGTTGGCAATGCCCTGGAGACAGAGCTGGATGCCCTGACAGAGTACCTGCGCGGTATCGACGCTTCTCTTGGAACAGCGGCGGAGACTTCGGGCTCGAAGATGCGATACCAGATGGACCGCCTGCGGAGGATGGCTGCAAACTTCGGTCTGCAGAAAGAAGCTTCGCTGAAGAAGCACGCGGCTGCGATCACGCTGAATCTCTATCCGGACGGACATCCTCAGGAACGGCTGCTGGCGGGGGCCTGGTTTCTCGCCCGCTATGGTGACGGATTGATCGATCGCCTCGTGCAGGTAGCGAACAATCAGTGCCCGGGCCATGTGGTGGTGCGCCTGTAGGCGATCCATAGCGTGCGTTTTGCTTCTGTATCAAGGAGCATTAAAATGGCGCACGAGGAGTCTGCCATGGGTCTTAGCGATCAGCCATTTGAAGTAATGTGTCCCGACTGCGGAGCGATGCTGAAGATTGACCCGGTGACCCGCGCGATCATCTCTCATAAGTCCGCGCCAAAGAAGAAGACTTTCGAAGACTTCGGGGAGGCCGCCAAGGCGTTGCGCGAGGCGGATGCACGGCGCGACTCGATCTTCCAGCAATCCATGGACGCCCAGAAGAACAAGGATGATGTGCTGGCGAAGAAGTTTGCCGAGGCGGTGAAGAAGGCCAAGGAGACTCCGCTGGGCGAAAAGCCGTTGCGGGATTTCGACCTCGATTGAGTGTCGCGCATAGCTTTGGCGTTTAAACTTGATCCATGCCACCGATTCTGAATGCGCAGGCGCTCTCGAAGAGCTTTGGCGCGACCCCGTTGTTTCGCGATATTGCTTTCACGGTCTCTGACGGAGATCGCATTGGCCTGATTGGCCCGAATGGAGCAGGCAAAAGCACCCTGCTGAAGATTCTGGCCGGAGAAGAAGACGCAGACGCAGGCGATCTCGCGGTTCGCAAGAAGGCACGCATCGGCTATGTCCGGCAGGAGTCGACCTTCGCGCCGGGAAAGACAGTACGCGACGTTCTGGAGTCGGCGCTTGCAGCTGGCCACGTGGCCGATGCCGAACGCGAGGGCAAGCTGCGTGAGACGAGCGGACGCATCGGCCTCCCTGATGTGAGCGTCGAAGCAGCCACGCTGAGCGGAGGATGGCGCAAGCGGCTGGCGATTGCAGAGGCTGTCGTCTCGGCGCCGGACGTACTGCTGCTGGATGAGCCGACCAATCACTTAGATCTCGCAGGGATTGCGTGGCTTGAGGAGCTTCTGAACCAGGGGGAGTTTGCTTCGGTCATCATCACGCACGATCGCTACTTTCTGGAGAATGTGTCCACAGAGATCGTCGAGCTGAACCGTGTCTATGCGGATGGCCTGCTGCGAGTGGACGGGACGTATTCGAAATTCATCGAGGCCAGACAGGCATACCTTGATTCTCAGTCGCGTCTGGAAGAGTCGCTGCGCAACCGTGTTCGAACGGAGATTGAGTGGCTTCGCCGCGGTCCCAAGGCTCGCGCAACAAAAGCGAAGGCCCGGATCGACACTGCCCATCAGCTGATCGGGCAGTTGAAGGATGTTTCGGCTCGCAATCAAAGTTCTTTGGTAACGGTGGGCTTTGAGTCCACGGATCGTCAGACAAAGCGCCTGGTGGAGCTGAACGATGTCACCATCGAGCTTGGCGGCAAGAAGATCGTGGAGCATCTCGATTTCCTGATCACCAACGGCATGCGCGTGGGCCTGGTAGGGCCGAACGGAAGCGGAAAGACGACGATTCTGCGTTTGCTGAAGGATGAGCTTGCGCCTGCTGCAGGGGAGGCCAGGAAGGCAGGTTCGCTGCGAATCGTTTACTTCAGCCAGACGCGAGAGCTTCCCGAAAGCGTGACGCTGCGGCGTGCGCTTGCGCCGGATTCAGATTCCGTGGTCTACCAGGGCCGAGTAGTGCATGTGGCGAGCTACGCCCAGAAGTTTCTGTTTACGGGCGAGCAGTTGAATCAGCCTGTAGAACGGCTGAGCGGAGGAGAGCGGGCCCGTGTGTTGATCGCAAGGCTGATGCTCGAACCCGCAGATCTTCTGCTGCTCGACGAGCCGACCAACGATCTGGATATCGCCACGCTGGAGGTGCTGGAAGAGAGCCTGCTGGAGTACACCGGCGCTCTGGTGCTGGTAACGCACGACCGCTATATGCTCGATCGAGTCTCGACGACGGTGCTTGGGCTCGATGGAAAGGGAAGTGCTGCAGTCTTCGCGGATTATCCGCAGTGGGAACAGTGGTTCCTGGAGCAGACGGCGCCGAAGGCGGAAAAGGAGATCAGGCAGGAGAGCGGGGCGGTGGCTGTATCTGCGACAGCGCCGGTGAAGAAGAAGCTCTCCTACCTGGAGGCGCGCGAGTTTGCGGAGATCGAGGAGCGCGTCGAGGCTGCGGACGCTCGCCTGGAAACGGCTAAGGCTCGCGTTGGCGATCCAGAGGTGGCGGTGGATGCGGCGAAGCTGACAGAAGCGCTGGCAGAGATGGAAACGGCGCAAGCCGAGGTGGATACGCTATACGCTCGCTGGGCGGAACTGACCGAAAAGGCCGGATGAGGATGGGAAGCTCGTTAAGCGCCGACCGGATCGTGAGAGGATCGGCGCTCATCGGGTGTGAGTGATGAGGAGTCGTTACCGGGGCGACCACTGCTCGTCGGCCGAGGGACCGTACAGCGCAGGAACAGGAATATCGTTAAGGCGAAGATAGACGCCGAGCTGCGCCGTGTGATGAATCATGTGGTTGAAGAACATCAGGCGGAAGGTCGTCGAGCGGGGAAGGTTTGCGATGAGCTGATCTCCGAAACTGAACTTCCAGGGCGCAGAGAGGGTCTCATCCGAGGCGCTCGCCAGTGCCTCTCTGCAGGCCTTGGTGGCTTCATCCAGTTGCTTCAGGGCCGCCTCGCGGGTCGTAAACTCGAGGACGATGCGGGGCCTCTTCGGCTGGGCCATGTCCATGCTGTCATCGAGGATGATATATGAGCCGAAGAACGGCAGCGTGGCGCAATGCATCGCCAGCCTTCCCATCTCCATCGATTTGTCATGACACTTCCAGTCGTTCTTGCCCTCTGGAACGCGCTCGAGCGTCCGGCGGGTGTTGGAGATCTCAGCGTCGAAGTCCTGAAGTAACTGTTCAGCGATCATGCGATTTTCCTTTCAGGGATGGAGTGCAAAAAGGGGTGAGATTCTGAAACAAGACTTAAAGCTACAACGCCGATACTGACAGGGTGTGTCAGCATCGGCGTCCGTTTTAGAAACTTTCTTAGAGCCCCGTGATGTTGTAGCCCGCATCCACGTAGGTGATCTCGCCGGTAATTCCGCTGGAGAGATTGCTTGCCAGGAAGAGAGCGGCATTGCCGATCTCAAGCTGATCGACGTTCCGATGGAGCGGAGCGCGCTCTTCGACCGCAGTGAGGATCTTGGTGAAGTCTCCGATACCACGTGCA is a window of Edaphobacter sp. 12200R-103 DNA encoding:
- a CDS encoding NUDIX hydrolase, whose amino-acid sequence is MLRKAKPAASKPASARRSGKSKLLSSKEVYKGKVFSVFRDEVIEPGGAKNIREVIRHNGSVVILAVDESVNPADPHIILERQYRHATGQFLLELPAGRVEPGEATLAAAKREMIEETGYRARRWTLLTKYFASPGFLGEWMQIYLARDIRGGVAQPEEDEQIEVIRIPLSQALSLASQNKIHDGKTLIGLMLYDRLRQQNLLK
- the bshC gene encoding bacillithiol biosynthesis cysteine-adding enzyme BshC — protein: MSVECYPITVLPHISQLYRDYLVMGDNAESPVRSWYGSGDSGGPFAGGWMKSSSSVENPHRLAEELLRQNRSFGASAETISNIEKLREGARAVVTGQQVVLFGGPLLTLLKASAAISRAREATRITGIEHVPVFWMATEDHDLAEVDQAALLTKTEVEVFKAGLRVSLPVPVGDVPLNQETAPLLEQAIERATELLEYAPVSEWIREAYLAEGATLASAFGKLMARIFAQQGLVIVDAASREFHAMGASTLQYAIEHADELRQRLLSRTQELTQNGYHAQVLVSDTSSLLFLLDAETGERLALRPVNDLSESETRWRAGSHVFSKDDLLKILERSPERLSPNALLRPVFQDTVLPTAAYIGGPAEIAYFAQSEVLYRAILGRVTSVLPRLSATLIEPAIDTVMQKDEIQLSDAMTTADELALRLGARAMPIPLKRKLAAVGNALETELDALTEYLRGIDASLGTAAETSGSKMRYQMDRLRRMAANFGLQKEASLKKHAAAITLNLYPDGHPQERLLAGAWFLARYGDGLIDRLVQVANNQCPGHVVVRL
- a CDS encoding ABC-F family ATP-binding cassette domain-containing protein; the encoded protein is MPPILNAQALSKSFGATPLFRDIAFTVSDGDRIGLIGPNGAGKSTLLKILAGEEDADAGDLAVRKKARIGYVRQESTFAPGKTVRDVLESALAAGHVADAEREGKLRETSGRIGLPDVSVEAATLSGGWRKRLAIAEAVVSAPDVLLLDEPTNHLDLAGIAWLEELLNQGEFASVIITHDRYFLENVSTEIVELNRVYADGLLRVDGTYSKFIEARQAYLDSQSRLEESLRNRVRTEIEWLRRGPKARATKAKARIDTAHQLIGQLKDVSARNQSSLVTVGFESTDRQTKRLVELNDVTIELGGKKIVEHLDFLITNGMRVGLVGPNGSGKTTILRLLKDELAPAAGEARKAGSLRIVYFSQTRELPESVTLRRALAPDSDSVVYQGRVVHVASYAQKFLFTGEQLNQPVERLSGGERARVLIARLMLEPADLLLLDEPTNDLDIATLEVLEESLLEYTGALVLVTHDRYMLDRVSTTVLGLDGKGSAAVFADYPQWEQWFLEQTAPKAEKEIRQESGAVAVSATAPVKKKLSYLEAREFAEIEERVEAADARLETAKARVGDPEVAVDAAKLTEALAEMETAQAEVDTLYARWAELTEKAG
- a CDS encoding DinB family protein — its product is MIAEQLLQDFDAEISNTRRTLERVPEGKNDWKCHDKSMEMGRLAMHCATLPFFGSYIILDDSMDMAQPKRPRIVLEFTTREAALKQLDEATKACREALASASDETLSAPWKFSFGDQLIANLPRSTTFRLMFFNHMIHHTAQLGVYLRLNDIPVPALYGPSADEQWSPR